The nucleotide window GGCAAGGACCTGCAGAGCGGATCGCTGCTGGGCCCCGCGTACTCCAACCAGGAGATCCGCGCATTCCTCGACGAGCAGGGAGCGGTGTACCGCTACTACCCGGACGAGGCGGCGCTCTGCAATGCGGTCGCGGAGCTGATCGCGGCCGAGAACGTGGTCGGGCACTGCGCCGGGCGGATGGAGTTCGGCCCGCGCGCGCTCGGCGCTCGCTCCATCCTCGGCGACGCGCGCTCGCGCAAGATGCAGTCCGTGATGAACGTGAAGATCAAGTTCCGCGAGTCGTTCCGGCCCTTCGCGCCGGCGGTCCTGCGCGAGGACGTCTCGACGTTCTTCGAGATGCGGCCGAACGAGGACAGCCCCTACATGCTCCTCGTCGCGCCGGTGCGGGACGAGAAGCTGCTCCCGATCGAGAGCCGCGGCGAGAAGGGGCTCGACAAGCTGAAACAGGTCCGCTCCGTGGTCCCGGCGATCACCCACGTGGACAACTCCGCGCGCGTCCAGACCATCGACCCGGAGCGCAACCCGCGCTTCTACGGCATCGCGCAGGCGTTCAAGCGCCTGACCGGGAGTCCGGTGCTGATCAACACCAGCTTCAACGTTCGAGGCGAGCCGATCGTGAACACGCCGGCCGACTCATACCGCTGCTTCATGCACACGAACATGGACGCGCTGGTGCTCGAGAACCACGTGCTGCTGAAGACGGAGCAGCCCGAGGCCAAGGAGATCGACGTGGCCGCCTACCTGGCCGAGTTCGGAAACGACTAGTCGGAGAGTCGGGATGTCCCAGATGGTCGAAATCAATCTCCGCCCCGACGCGCGCACGCTGCGCCAGTTCGGCTTCATTGCGCTGGGTGGCTTCGGTCTGCTCGCGCTCCTTGCGTGGAACGGCTGGCTGGCCTTCGCGTACCTCGGCGAGGCGTCGCGGGCATCGGTCGCGCTGGCGCTCGCCGCGCTCGCCGCGGTCTCGGGGCTCTTCTCGCTGGTCTTCCCGAAGGCGAACCTTCCGATCTATCTCGGACTCACGATCGCCGCGTTCCCGATCGGCTTCGTGCTCTCGTACGTGATCATGGGGACGCTCTTCTACGTCGTGATCGCGCCGATCGGCCTCTTGATGCGCGTCTTCGGCCATGATCCGATGGACCGAAGGTTCCGGCCGGACGCGAAGTCGTACTGGCTGGACGCCCGGCCGCAGCGCCCGCGAGATTCCTACTTCAAGCAGTTCTGACGGAGGCCGACGTGTCCGAGAAGCCAAAGACCGACGAGAAGAACGACTTCATGGCGCGCGCCGCGGATCGGCAGGGCGGGGGACTCGTCGCCGAGTTCTGGGATTTCCTGAAGGACAACAAGAAGTGGTGGCTCGCGCCGATCATCCTCTCGATCCTCGGGCTCGGACTGCTCGTCCTGCTCGGCGGCACCGCGGCGGCGCCCTTCATCTACACGCTGTTCTAGAAACCTCCCCGGTGCTCGCCGACCGATGAGGGACGGACGCATCAGTGAGCGGTCGATCTTCGGCGTGCCGATCTCGGATCTCGAGATGCGCGAGGCGCTGGAGATCTGCGACACGGCGATGCGCGCGGAGTTCACGGGCGCGCGCTGCATCTTCTTCGTGAACGCGCACACGCTGAATCTCGCCTGGGGCGATCGGGCCTACCGGGCGGTGCTCGCCGGGGCGGACCGCGTCTTCGGCGACGGGACGGGCGTTCGCTGGGCGATGCGCTTCCTGCACGGCGTGCGCCTGCGCGACAACGTCAACGGGACGGACCTCACGCCCGCGCTGCTCGGGCGCGATCTGGGCCTGCGCTACTACCTGCTCGGCGCGTCGGCCGAAGCGATCGAGCGGGCCGCCGCGCACGCGCGCGCGGCCTTTCCGGGCTGGCAGCTCGTGGGCCACCACCACGGCTACGTCGAGATCGGCGACAGCGACGCCGTGGTCGAGAAGATCAACGCGTGCCGACCGCACCTGCTCCTGGTCGGGATGGGCAATCCCAAGCAGGAGCTCTGGCTCCACGCGCAGCGCGAGCGGCTCGCGGTGCCGCTCTGCATGGGAACCGGCGGGCTGTTCGATTACTGGGCGGGGGACCTGGAGCGCGCGCCGGCGTGGCTGCGCCGGCTCGGCTTCGAGTGGCTGCACCTTCTGCTCGCGCAGCCGCGAAAGTTCCGCCGCTACGTGCTCGGCAATCCGCTGTTCCTGTTGCGATTGGCGCACGCGAAGTGGCTCGGGGAGCGCCGGTGAGCGGGATTGCGACCTCGCGCTGGCTGGCGAAGAAATCCGCCCGGCGGGCGCTCTCGCTCCTGATGAGCGCGTCGGGGGCGCTGGCGCTGCGGCGCGGGCTGGGACGCTCGGCGCGCGTCCGCGTTCTGACCTACCACCGCTTCGGCGAGATCGCTCGCGATCCTTTCTGCGTCTCGCCCGCGGACTTCGCGGCGCAGGTGCGCCTGCTCGCCGACGCGAGGCGCGCGATCGGCCTCTCCGACCTGCGCGACTTCCTCGCGGGCGAGCGCGAGCTCGCTTCGGGCTCCGTTCTGATCACGATCGACGACGGGTTCGAGAGCACGTTCCGCGACGCGCTTCCGATCCTGCGCGACCACGCGGTTCCGGCCGTGGCGTTCGTCACCGCCAACCGGGTCGGAAACCGCGCGGCCGGCGACGCGCAGCCCGAGCGCTACATGACCTGGGACGAGCTCGGCCGTCTGGCCGAGGCGGGGATCGAGACGGGGGCGCACGGCTTCGAGCACGAGTCTCTGGGCGGGCTCGATCGCGAGGCCGCGCGCGAGCAGGGCGTTCGCGCGCGGCGCCTGCTCGAGTCGAGGATCGGCGTTCCCGTGCGGTCCTTCGCCTATCCGTACGGCACGCGCAGGGACTTCAGCGCGGCGACCGGCGCCGGGCTCGAGGACGCGGGCTACGAGATCGTCTTCACCTCGCAGCACGGCTCGATCCGAAGCGGGATGGCTCCGCACGAGCTGCCGCGCGTGAAGGTCGAGAACGGCGACGACCTGCCGCAGTTCGCGCGGCTCTGCGACGGCGCGATGGACGCCTGGCGCCTGGTCGACGCGGGGCTGTCGAGACTGCAGCGGCCGACGGAGCCCGAGCCGCGGCGGAGCCCCGCTTGAGCGCGCTTCGGCTCGTGACCGCCGCGATCTCGCTCGGGCTGATCGCGCTCGCGTTCTACGACGACCGCTTCGTCGGCGGCGGGCCGGGCTTCGGAGTCTCGCAGGCGCTGCTGCTCGCGGTCGGCGTCGCGGTCGGCGCGCTCTGCGCCGCGCCGCGGTCGTGGAACGCGCGCGCGCTCACGCTGCTCGTCTCGGTCGGGGTGACACTCGGCGCGGCCGAGCTCGTGCTTCGCGTCGCGCTCGGCCCGCGCTACTTCACGTCGATCCAGCTCGATCCGCGGCTGCTGTACCGGCCGAGCCCGGGAAGCCTGCGCGAGTACACGCGCGCCGCGATCAACGGCGGCGTCCGGGTCCGCTACGCGATGAACAGCCAGGGCTACCGCGGCGACGAGCTCTCGGCGCGGGGCGAATCGCTTCGCGTGGTCGTCTACGGCGACTCGTTCATCATGGCGGAGTTCTCGCGCACCGAGGACACCTTCGCGGAGCGGCTCGAGCTGCACCTGACGCAGGCGCTCGGCGAGCGCGTCGAGGTCGTGAACGCGGGCGTGGCGGGCTACGGCCCCGACCAGGAGCTCCGCCGCATGGAGGCGGAGCTAGAGTCCCTGCGCCCGGATCTGGTGATCGCGGCGATCTACGCCGGGAACGACTTCGGAGACCTGCTCCGCAACAAGCTGTACCGATTGGGCGAGGACGGCGGCCTGCGCGAGAACGAGTTCCGCTTCGATCCAGCGATCGAGCGGCGCGTGGCCGTGTCGCGAAGCGAGCTGATCCTGAAGAAGGTGCTCCGCGACACGCTCGGCCGGATCTCCGGCGCGGCGGGCGCCGGCATTCCGACCGGGCGCGAGGCGCGGATCGAGCGCGTGGAGCGGTCGCTCGAGCAACTCGTGCGCGAGCACCACGAATACGTCGTGCAGGGCGACGACGTGGTCCACGAGCTCCTGAGCGACCCCTACAACGCCGACGTGAGTCTCACTCCGGAGAGTGACTCCGCGCGCTACCGGGTCGCGCTGATGGAGCAGATCTTCGCGCGGATGCGCGCGAGCACCGACGCGCTGCGTCTGCCGCTGCTCCTGGTCCTGATCCCGTCCCCGATCGACGTCACAGACGACCACGAGAGCGGCCTGGTCGACGCGCAGGCGCACCCCGCGTACCGCCGCACGGCGCTCACCGACAGGCTCGAAGAGATCTGCCTGCGCCAGGGGATCCCGGCGCTGAATCTGTTCGGGCCGTTCGCCGCGCACGGGGCTTCACAGCTCTACCTGAAGGGCGTCGACGACCACTGGAACGAGGCGGGCCAGGATCTCGCGGCGCGACTCGCAAGCGAGTCCGTGAGCGCGCAAGGTCTGATCCGAGCGCGAATGGAGGCGCGGCCTTGAGCGAGTCGCAGCAGATTCCGGACGATCCCGCCGCAACGATCTGGGACGTCGTGGTCGTCGGCACCGGAATGGGCGGCGCGACGGCGGGCTACGCGCTCGCGCGCGCCGGGCACCGCGTGCTCTTTCTCGAGAAGGGTCGCTTCCTGCACCGCGAGGCCGATCGCGGCGACGGGCGGCTCGATCCGTACGCCTCCAACGCGCCGGACGCGCGCCTGCGCCGCGGCTACTGGCCGACGCCGCTCGAAGGCGAGACGAGCTTCGGGTCGCTCGAATTCTTCGCGCCGCTGGGCTGCGGATCGGGCGGCTCGACCGCGCTGTACGGAGCGGCGCTCGAACGACTCACGCCGGCCGACTTCACTCCGAAGCGGAACTTCCCCGACGCGGTCGACGCGAACCTGCCCGAGAGCTGGCCGATCCGCTACGAGGAGCTCGAGCCCTACTACGAGCGAGCGGAGCAGCTGTACCGAGTTCGCGGCGACGAAGATCCGCTCCGGCCCGGCTACGGCGCGGGCCTGCGCGAGCCGCCGGGCTTGAGCGCGCGCGACCAGGAGCTCGCCGGGTTCCTGCGCGGCGCGGGGCTGCACCCGTACCGCGTCCACGTCGGCTGCGGGTTCGTCGACGGCTGCCAGGAGTGCGGCGGCGCGCTCTGCCCGCGCGAGTGCAAGAGCGACGCGGGAACGATCTGTCTGCTGCCGGCGCTCGAGAAGTTCGGCGCGGCGATCCTGCCCGAGTGCGAGGTCACGCGGCTCATCGCGAGCGAGTCCGCGGTGCAGGAAGTGCTCTGCACCTACCGCGGCGCGGAGCTGCGCATCCGCGGCCGGGTGGTGGTGCTCGCGGCGGGCGCGTTCATGACGCCCGTCCTGCTGCTGAACTCGCGCGACGCCGCTCGGCCGGACGGGCTCGCGAATCGCTCGGGAATGGTCGGACGCAACCTGATGCTCCACACCGGCGACTTCATCGCCGTGCGCTCCGCGGGCCGGCTCTCCCCGGACGGCCCGAAGAAGTCGCTGGCGTTCAACGATTTCTACTTCTGCGAGGGAAAGAAGCTCGGCACGATCCAGTCCGTCGGCATCGAGGTCGACTGGGGGGTGGTGCTCGGCTTCCTTCGCTCGATGTTCGACCGCGAGCGGCGCTGGTGGATGCGGATCACGCGACCGCTCCTGCCGTTCGTCGCGCTGGTCGCCGCGTGGTACTTCAAGAACGCGGCCGTGATCTGTCCGATCGTCGAGGATCTTCCCTATCTCGAGAACCGCGTCTTCCCGGATCCGGACGCGAAGAGCGGGATGCGCTTCCAGTACACCTATCCCGAGGAGCTGTTCGTTCGAAATCGACACTTGCGCGACCAGCTCTCGGCGCGGCTCGGGCGCTCGCGCCTGGCCGTGCTCTCGGGCGAGAACAACCTGAACTTCGGGCACGCCTGCGGAACCTGCCGGATGGGAACCGACCCGGACCGGAGCGTGCTCGACCGGAACAACCGCGCGCACGAGCTCGAGAACCTGTACGTGGTGGACGCGTCGTTCTTCCCGTCGAGCGGCGGCGCGAACCCGAGCCTGACGATCGCCGCGAACGCGCTTCGCGCGGCCGACGCGATCCACCTCGAGCTCGCGCGCGGGACCCGAGAGGAGGCGACGTGATCTTCCCCGAAAAGGTGGTCGTGGTCACCGGGGCGGGCACGGGCGTCGGGCGCGGGCTCGCGGTCGGCTTTGCGCGCGACGGCGCGAAGGTCGTCGGCATCAGCCGCACCGCGGCCGATCTCGCGCGCACGGCCGAGCTCTGTACGCCGGGAAGCTTCCACGCCGTGGTCGGAAGCGTGGCCTCCGAGGCCGACGTCGAGCGGCTCTTCGCCGAGACGATCGCGCGCCACGGGCGCGTCGACGTCCTGGTGAACAACGCCGCGCTCTACCCGAAGCGGCTCTTCCTCGAATCGACGCACCGGGAGTGGGCGGAGGTGATCGAGACGAACGTGCTGGGGATGGCGCTCTGCTGCCGCATGGCGCTGCCGGGAATGCTGGAGCGCGGCCACGGCCGCATCCTCAACATCGGAAGCTTCGCCTGGCGCGGGCCGATCCCGGGCGCGTCCGCGTACTCGACCTCGAAGGCGGCCGTGCCGGTGCTGACGAAGTCACTCGCCGCCGAGATCGACCGTGCGCGCTACCCCGACGTGCTGGTGAACGAGCTGCTGCCCGGCGTGTTCCGCACGCGGATGAGCGACGAGGGCGAGGACCCGATGGACGCCTATCCCCACGCGCGCGTGGTCGCCAGCCTCCCGTCGGGCGGACCGACGGGCGTGACCTTCGTGCGCAGCGAGATCTTCGTCGAGTACGTCGGAATCCGCGCGAAGCTGCGCCGGATCGCCTCGAAGCTGATCGGCCGCTAGTTCCCGCGCGCGACGTGCAGCGCGCGCGCGGCGGCGAAGAGCGCGAAGGGGCCGACCAGAACCGCGCCGCAGACGAGCGTGCGGAAGCCCGGGATCAGCTCGGGGATCAGCTCCGCGCTGTAGCGCTCCGCGCCGAGCACCGCGATCGCGAGAGCCGCGGCGACCAGCCCGTAGCCGATCTCGGGCCGCGGGCTGGCGAGTCGGAGCCGTTCGAGCTGGATCACCGCGACCACGTAGCCGGCGAACGTGCCGGCGGCCAGGCCGAGGATCAGCCCCGCGACGCCCGCGAGCTGGAAGCCCAGCACGCAGCCGATGCCCGTGACCAGCGTGGCGACGCCGCTCGAGATCGCCCAGATCCGCGCGTCCCCGTAGGCGAAGAGGGTGGAGCAGGCGGTCACCTGCAGGTAGCCGAACCAGAGCCGCAGCGCGCCGAGCTGCGCGATCCAGGCGGCGTCGGCGTAGCGCGAGTCGTAGAGATTGCCGAAGAAGACCGGCGCAACGACGACCGAGGCGAGCGTGGCGACCACCGCGGTCGGCAGCGTGACCTTGCGCGTGGCCGCGTACGCGCGCGGAATCCCGGCGCCGCCGGCGCGATTCGCCTCGGAGAGCGCGGGGATCAGCACCGATCCGGAGACCTGGCCGAGAAGCTCGCGCAGCATGTTGGGCACCGTCATCCCGATCATGTAGACGCCGAGCTGCCCCAGCGGCGCAAGCCTTCCGAGGATCGCGACGTCGAGCTGCGCGGCCAGGAACGAGAGGCCGCTCGACGCGAGCACCCACTTGCCGAACGAGAGCAGCTCGCGCGCGGCGCCGCGATCCCAGGCGAAGCGATCGCGCCGGCCGGGAATCCACGTGTGGCTGAGCAGCGAGCGCGTCGCCTGGTTCACCAGGCCCCCGACCACGAGCGCCCAGACGGACTGGAAGACGAACGCGAGCGCGATCGCGGTCGCGATCGTCGCCACCTGCGCGATCAGCTCGATCGCCACTCGCCGGCCCAGCTCCAGCCGCCGGTAGAGCAGCGCCATCTTCATCGAGCCGAGGCTGGCGAGCACGAGCGAGAGCAGCGCGACCGGCAGCAGCGACGCGAGCTGCGGCTCGTCGTAGAAGGCCGCGAGCAGGGGCGCGAGCGCCGAGACGCCGACCCAGACGATCAGGCCGCGTCCGACCTGGATCGTCCACGCGGTGTCGAGGAACTTCGGATCGTCGCCGCGCTCGTGTCGGATCACGGTGCTGTGCGTGCCGAAATTGACGATCTGCTCGATCGCGATCAGCACCAGCGACACCAGCGCCATCAGCCCGAAGGCCTCGGGGAAGAGCAGCCGCGAGAGCACCAGATTCGAGACCATGCGCAGCAGCTGGCCCGCGAGCTGGCCACCCAGCGTGAAGATCGTCCCGCGCGTGGCGCGCTCGCGCAGGCTGCGCGCTACGCCCGCGATCGCCGGGGTCGGCGCGGCTTCCGTCACGTCGCTCATGCCGCCTCAGCCGCGCCGCAGGTTGTACTTGAGGATGCACCAGATCGCGCGCACGCCGTCGCGCCAGCCGATCTTCTTGCCCTCTTCGTAGGTGCGGCCGGAGTAGGAGATGCCGACTTCGTAAATCCGGCAGCGCATCCGCGCGACCTTCGCGGTGAGCTCGGGCTCGACGCCGAAGCGGGACTCCTCGATCGCGATCGACTGGATCACTTCGCGGCGGAACATCTTGTAGCAGCTCTCGATGTCGGTCAGGTTCAGGTTCGTGAGCACGTTCGAGGCGAGCGTGAGCAGCCGGTTCACGACCATGTGCCAGAAGTACAGGACGCGGTGCGGCTCGCTGCCGATGAAGCGCGAGCCGAAGACCACGTCGGCCTTGCCGGCCTCGATCGGCGCGATCAGCTTGGGCAGCTCCTGCGGGTCGTACTCGAGATCGGCGTCCTGGATCACCACCAGATCCATCGTCGCGGCCGCGATTCCGGTCCGGATCGCCGCGCCCTTGCCCTGGTTGCGCTCGTGGAAGAGCACGCGCACGCCGGGGCGGCCCGCGAGCTCGGCCAGTCGCTCGCGCGAGCCGTCGGTCGAGCCGTCGTCGACCAGGATGATCTCCTTGCGCACGGCGAGCGCGCTCACGCGGTCGAGCAGCTCGTCGAGGGTCCGGCGCTCGTTGTAGACCGGGATCACGATCGACAGCGAGAGCGACATCCTAGCCCGACCTCGCCGTCGCTCGGAGGAAGCTGCGCAGGTGCGAGAGGCGCAGGCGACTCTTCTGTCGCTGCTGCACGAACGCCACGTAGCGGGCGTCGTAGCGCGGCGCGCGCGAGAGCGCGGCGGCGACATAGCCTGCGAAGAGCATCAGTCCTCCGAGCGGCCGCGGGTAGTCCTGCAGCACGCTCCGCGCCGAGCGGATCGCGTGATACAGCCAGTGGTAGCCGAGGTACCAGTACAGCCGGCCCATCTCGTAACGGCTTCGCAGCACCTTCTCCTGACGCCCGTCGATCGGCCGCAGGTGGATCAGCTCGTCCTCGATGAAGCTGCGCGTCTCGAATCCGGCCATCTGCGCCTTCGTCTCGTCGATCATGTCCCAGCCGCGCACGGCCTCGAGCCCGCCGATCGCCTGGAAGCAGGCGCGCGAGTACATCTTCGCCGGGCCGCGCACGTGCTCGTCGGGGCACCACTCGATCGACTTCGCGCCGTCTCTGACCAGGAACGTCTTTCCGCTCGCCATGCCGAGCGACGGCTGCTGCTCGAAGTGACGCAGCATGCGCTCGAAGTAGTCGGGGGCGAACTCGAGGTCGGCGTCGAGCTTGACCACGAAGTCCCAGTCGTCGCCCGCCCGCGCCAGCCCGTCCTGGAACGCCTGCACGACCCCGCCGCCGAGCGCGCGGAAGCCGCGGTCGACGCGGTCGACCAGCACGATCCACGGGTGCCCCGCCATCTCGCGCGCGACGATCTCGCGCGTGCGGTCGGTCGAGCCGTCGTTCACGATCACCCAGCGCTCGGGACGCACGGTCTGGGCGATCATCGAGCGCAGGGTCGACCCGACCGTCGCCTCCTCGTCGCGCGTGGGCGTGATCACGACGTAGCGTCGCCTCATCCGCAGCGGCTCCCCCCGGGCCAAGATCCTGCCGCGCGAAGCCCGGCCGCGCAAAGGGGCGTGCCCATCTCGGAAGCCCGGCCAGACGCTCGGATCTCGCGCCGGCAGCCGACCGGCAGGCCGCACGCAGTCGGGCCGGGTACGGGCCGGCGCCGGGATCTGCTACCCGTTCGAGAGGGCTCGGCGGCCCTGGGCCGGTGTAAGCAGCGTCACGGTGCCCCGGGAAACCCCGGCCGATATTCGAGCAGGTCGCGATAGGAGCGCAAAGAAATGAAGCCGACAATCCTGATCCCCATCTTCCTGCTGAGCCTCGCGGCGGGCGCCGCGCA belongs to Deltaproteobacteria bacterium and includes:
- a CDS encoding WecB/TagA/CpsF family glycosyltransferase, whose protein sequence is MRDGRISERSIFGVPISDLEMREALEICDTAMRAEFTGARCIFFVNAHTLNLAWGDRAYRAVLAGADRVFGDGTGVRWAMRFLHGVRLRDNVNGTDLTPALLGRDLGLRYYLLGASAEAIERAAAHARAAFPGWQLVGHHHGYVEIGDSDAVVEKINACRPHLLLVGMGNPKQELWLHAQRERLAVPLCMGTGGLFDYWAGDLERAPAWLRRLGFEWLHLLLAQPRKFRRYVLGNPLFLLRLAHAKWLGERR
- a CDS encoding glycosyltransferase family 2 protein; translation: MRRRYVVITPTRDEEATVGSTLRSMIAQTVRPERWVIVNDGSTDRTREIVAREMAGHPWIVLVDRVDRGFRALGGGVVQAFQDGLARAGDDWDFVVKLDADLEFAPDYFERMLRHFEQQPSLGMASGKTFLVRDGAKSIEWCPDEHVRGPAKMYSRACFQAIGGLEAVRGWDMIDETKAQMAGFETRSFIEDELIHLRPIDGRQEKVLRSRYEMGRLYWYLGYHWLYHAIRSARSVLQDYPRPLGGLMLFAGYVAAALSRAPRYDARYVAFVQQRQKSRLRLSHLRSFLRATARSG
- a CDS encoding glycosyltransferase family 2 protein, with protein sequence MSLSLSIVIPVYNERRTLDELLDRVSALAVRKEIILVDDGSTDGSRERLAELAGRPGVRVLFHERNQGKGAAIRTGIAAATMDLVVIQDADLEYDPQELPKLIAPIEAGKADVVFGSRFIGSEPHRVLYFWHMVVNRLLTLASNVLTNLNLTDIESCYKMFRREVIQSIAIEESRFGVEPELTAKVARMRCRIYEVGISYSGRTYEEGKKIGWRDGVRAIWCILKYNLRRG
- a CDS encoding polysaccharide deacetylase family protein, with amino-acid sequence MSGIATSRWLAKKSARRALSLLMSASGALALRRGLGRSARVRVLTYHRFGEIARDPFCVSPADFAAQVRLLADARRAIGLSDLRDFLAGERELASGSVLITIDDGFESTFRDALPILRDHAVPAVAFVTANRVGNRAAGDAQPERYMTWDELGRLAEAGIETGAHGFEHESLGGLDREAAREQGVRARRLLESRIGVPVRSFAYPYGTRRDFSAATGAGLEDAGYEIVFTSQHGSIRSGMAPHELPRVKVENGDDLPQFARLCDGAMDAWRLVDAGLSRLQRPTEPEPRRSPA
- a CDS encoding GMC family oxidoreductase; translated protein: MSESQQIPDDPAATIWDVVVVGTGMGGATAGYALARAGHRVLFLEKGRFLHREADRGDGRLDPYASNAPDARLRRGYWPTPLEGETSFGSLEFFAPLGCGSGGSTALYGAALERLTPADFTPKRNFPDAVDANLPESWPIRYEELEPYYERAEQLYRVRGDEDPLRPGYGAGLREPPGLSARDQELAGFLRGAGLHPYRVHVGCGFVDGCQECGGALCPRECKSDAGTICLLPALEKFGAAILPECEVTRLIASESAVQEVLCTYRGAELRIRGRVVVLAAGAFMTPVLLLNSRDAARPDGLANRSGMVGRNLMLHTGDFIAVRSAGRLSPDGPKKSLAFNDFYFCEGKKLGTIQSVGIEVDWGVVLGFLRSMFDRERRWWMRITRPLLPFVALVAAWYFKNAAVICPIVEDLPYLENRVFPDPDAKSGMRFQYTYPEELFVRNRHLRDQLSARLGRSRLAVLSGENNLNFGHACGTCRMGTDPDRSVLDRNNRAHELENLYVVDASFFPSSGGANPSLTIAANALRAADAIHLELARGTREEAT
- a CDS encoding SDR family oxidoreductase codes for the protein MIFPEKVVVVTGAGTGVGRGLAVGFARDGAKVVGISRTAADLARTAELCTPGSFHAVVGSVASEADVERLFAETIARHGRVDVLVNNAALYPKRLFLESTHREWAEVIETNVLGMALCCRMALPGMLERGHGRILNIGSFAWRGPIPGASAYSTSKAAVPVLTKSLAAEIDRARYPDVLVNELLPGVFRTRMSDEGEDPMDAYPHARVVASLPSGGPTGVTFVRSEIFVEYVGIRAKLRRIASKLIGR